Proteins encoded within one genomic window of Setaria italica strain Yugu1 chromosome IV, Setaria_italica_v2.0, whole genome shotgun sequence:
- the LOC111257111 gene encoding putative nuclease HARBI1, whose amino-acid sequence MSSAEEQNSDTGSDSSSVFDLKCLGGAAAAYAELRGIHRPGRNPPVDLPCLTGRQWVELNLRDRRRCFDNFRMYPDTFLQLHDMLVSKHGLKTSQGVESVEALAMFVWVCATQQACCQIRERFDRSLDTVSRKMAHVANVMYSFAQEVIAPKDPAYSKVNHKLTQYAPFFDGCIGALDGTHIPVLVGRESCVDFLNRKGWTSFNVLAICDMDMRFTYVGAGMAGSCHDMAVLRDCMAARTYPHPPAGRYYLVDSGYAVREGYLGPYRNTRYHLEEFSRRAADTLEEKFNFHHSSLRNVVERAFGVLKFRWHILREVPLYS is encoded by the exons ATGAGTAGTGCAGAGGAACAAAATAGTGACACCGGCAGCGACAGCAGCTCTGTGTTCGATCTGAAGTGTTTAGGAGGAGCTGCAGCCGCATATGCGGAGCTTCGCGGCATTCATCGTCCTGGACGGAACCCGCCAGTTGATCTGCCATGCCTGACCGGACGGCAATGGGTTGAGCTGAACCTCCGGGATAGGCGGCGGTGCTTCGATAATTTTCGTATGTATCCCGACACGTTCCTTCAGTTGCATGACATGTTGGTTAgcaagcatgggttgaaaacgTCGCAAGGGGTAGAATCTGTTGAGGCTTTAGCTATGTTCGTGTGGGTGTGTGCGACGCAGCAGGCTTGCTGTCAAATTAGAGAAAGATTTGACCGGAGTTTGGACACAGTTAGTAGGAAGATGGCGCATGTGGCAAATGTAATGTATTCGTTTGCCCAGGAAGTCATCGCTCCAAAGGATCCCGCGTACTCTAAGGTGAATCATAAGTTGACCCAATATGcaccgttctttgatgggtgcatAGGTGCTCTAGACGGTACGCACATTCCAGTATTGGTCGGGCGTGAGTCCTGTGTGGATTTTCTAAACAGAAAAGGGTGGACGAGCTTCAACGTGTTAGCCATATGCGATATGGACATGCGCTTCACGTATGTAGGAGCGGGGATGGCAGGATCGTGTCACGACATGGCGGTTTTACGTGACTGTATGGCGGCAAGGACCTACCCACATCCACCTGCAG GCCGATATTATTTGGTCGACTCGGGCTACGCAGTTCGAGAAGGGTATCTGGGGCCGTATAGGAATACTAGGTATCACCTGGAGGAGTTTAGCAGAAGGGCGGCGGACACattggaggagaaattcaacTTTCACCATTCCAGTCTTCGCAATGTGGTGGAACGCGCATTTGGCGTGCTGAAATTCAGGTGGCACATTCTGCGGGAAGTTCCACTATATTCTTGA
- the LOC105914161 gene encoding serine/arginine repetitive matrix protein 1-like, with amino-acid sequence MTGRNATLLAGEIANNATADVSPFGGLLLRRWVSSGLAFQPSCSVGFTVKPYSNVFHRRRLPSPSTSHRRCSSLSLPFRRRRSSAPPLRRFRPLSAAGRPSARPLRRARPRDAAVPPASSRPLRRARSIRIRRRRSFRSAAPSLARALRRRRGVEWPSPSLSAGRATTPFVPLVAPSVARSGSTAACPSGSAAAAPTRRTHSRRRWAIAWKERLPRRQPLHPLRSQVNVPKTKKT; translated from the exons ATGACTGGGCGCAATGCTACTCTGCTTGCAGGTGAGATTGCAAACAACGCCACGGCGGATGTTAGCCCGTTCGGTGGGCTTCTGCTGCGGCGGTGGGTTTCTTCCGGCTTGGCTTTTCAGCCTAGCTGTTCGGTGGGCTTCACGGTGAAGCCGTATTCCAACGTCTTCCACCGACGCCGCCTCCCGTCCCCATCCACCTCCCACAGACGCTGCAGCTCTCTATCGCTccctttccgccgccgccgctcctccgctcCCCCGCTCCGTCGCTtccgcccgctctccgccgccggccggccctcgGCTCGCCCGCtccgtcgcgctcgcccgcgcgacgccgccgtccctcccgcttcttctcgccccctccgtcggGCGCGGTCcatccggatccgccgccgccgcagcttccgctccgccgctccctcgctggcgcgcgctctccgccgccggcgaggcgtcGAGTGGCCCTCTCCCTCACTCTCAGCCGGCCGGGCGACGACGCCGTTCGTCCCGCTGGTCGCCCCCTCCGTCGCTCGGTCCGGATCCACCGCCGCCTGTccctccggatccgccgccgcagctccgaCCCGGCGCACCCACTCCCGCCGCCGGTGGGCCATCGCGTGGAAGGAACGTCTCCCACGCCGTCAGCCCCTCCATCCCCTTCGCTCACAG GTGAACGTTCCAAAGACCAAGAAGACTTAG